One stretch of Carassius gibelio isolate Cgi1373 ecotype wild population from Czech Republic chromosome B1, carGib1.2-hapl.c, whole genome shotgun sequence DNA includes these proteins:
- the LOC127948753 gene encoding GTPase IMAP family member 7, whose translation MEAQDKLQVILLGTTGSGKSASGNTILGKKVFKSYASTQSVTVSNQTETARIHGMEVTVVDTPGWHCTKISEDEVASQIKAATASLNGHYAFLMVIPIGSYTAKEMQMIPQLRKILGEDFFTHTTILFSFHDNLESKSFDQFITEEEGALKIIIQCCGNRVYTWNNKDRSSVKNLNKLLKDLKETQGMNENSKESSQSENQDEKIIVKPEQDQVTSEETIGHSDAHMKRHKKDTTEPMDKTSEEVRVVVLGMAGVGKTSTITTILGKDNKTEISQSRVNKTRRSGINLVLIDSPGFKEATEVNDSVSQSLSYAAPGPHVIMIVIRAGQVTSENLKIIDRIHACLHKSRKQTMILFSGKDYLENKDIEEYIKENPEIEHLVKLYGKRFHALNNKDVNDQTQVNQLLEKISAIYHEHDGHFVKEKRNGPDHTEEKKKREKHNDLKDGLMI comes from the exons ATGGAAGCCCAGGATAAATTGCAGGTTATCCTGCTTGGCACGACGGGGTCTGGTAAAAGTGCTTCAGGAAACACCATACTTGgtaaaaaggtttttaaatctTATGCATCTACTCAGTCAGTCACAGTATCAAACCAGACTGAAACAGCGAGAATTCATGGAATGGAAGTCACAGTTGTGGACACTCCTGGATGGCACTGTACTAAAATCTCTGAGGATGAGGTCGCATCACAAATAAAGGCAGCCACTGCATCACTTAATGGGCATTATGCTTTTCTCATGGTCATCCCCATTGGTTCCTATACAGCAAAAGAAATGCAAATGATTCCACAGTTACGTAAAATCCTAGGAGAAGATTTTTTTACTCATACTACAATTCTGTTTTCATTCCATGATAACCTTGAGTCAAAATCCTTTGATCAGTTTATTACAGAAGAAGAGGGAGCACTGAAGATTATCATTCAGTGCTGTGGAAATCGAGTGTACACCTGGAACAACAAAGATCGTTCATCTGTGAAGAATTTAAACAAGTTGTTAAAGGATCTAAAAGAAACACAGGGAATGAATGAAAACTCTAAGGAGAGTTCGCAGAGTGAAAATCAAGATGAAAAAATTATCGTAAAACCAGAACAAGATCAAGTCACATCTGAAGAAACTATAGGACATTCAGATGCACATATGAAGAGGCACAAGAAAGACACTACAGAACCAATGGACAAGACAAGTGAAGAAGTCAGAGTTGTTGTCTTGGGAATGGCTGGGGTAGGAAAGACCTCAACCATTACCACAATTTTAGGAAAGGATAACAAAACTGAAATAAGCCAATCGCGGGTTAATAAAACCAGAAGGTCTGGGATTAACTTAGTGTTGATTGATTCTCCTGGCTTTAAGGAAGCAACAGAAGTGAATGATTCAGTCTCCCAGTCTTTGTCATATGCTGCTCCAGGGCCACATGTCATTATGATTGTAATCAGAGCGGGACAAGTTACCTCAGAAAACCTCAAAATAATTGATCGCATACATGCGTGTCTTCACaaatcaagaaaacaaacaatgaTCCTGTTCTCTGGAAAGGATTATCTAGAAAACAAAGATATTGAAGAGTATATTAAGGAGAATCCAGAGATTGAACATCTTGTAAAATTGTACGGCAAAAGATTTCATGCACTGAATAACAAGGATGTCAATGATCAGACTCAAGTTAACCAACTGCTTGAAAAGATTTCTGCAATTTACCATGAACACGATGGTCACTTCGTCAAAGAAAAGAGGAACGGTCCGGatcacacagaagaaaaaa agAAACGAGAAAAACATAACGATTTAAAGGATGGCTTAATGATTTAA
- the LOC127949333 gene encoding G-protein coupled receptor 26-like, with product MNLLDIFLELLIVVIAVVSLVANLLVLLCFTCSVQVRAQVPAIFIMNLSFCNILIALLNMPSTLLGVVKHQKPFGDHFCYTVSFMDTFLTTNTMLSMAALSIDRWIAVVFPLTYPSKMRLKNAALMVSYAWLHSLAFSLTALLLSWVDYNPAYASCTVHLRDDAESRGHFMVFTAVFHACTFAFSLFILCFAYLKVLQVARFHCKRIDVITVQTLLLLVDIHPSVKQRCLLEQKKRRHRAAKKISIFIGSFVLCFTPYVITRLTELAPSVKVARYWGIMSKCLVYSKAASDPFVYSLLRQQYKMALFGICNRILGRNLYTLSGHCSPTGM from the exons ATGAACTTATTGGATATATTTCTAGAACTTCTTATCGTTGTGATTGCAGTGGTGTCACTCGTGGCGAACTTGCTGGTGTTACTATGTTTCACCTGCAGCGTACAGGTTCGTGCACAGGTGCCAGCGATCTTCATCATGAACCTCTCATTCTGCAACATCCTCATCGCTCTTCTCAACATGCCTTCTACCCTGCTTGGGGTCGTAAAACACCAAAAGCCTTTCGGCGACCACTTTTGTTATACAGTCAGCTTTATGGATACTTTTCTGACTACCAACACGATGCTGAGCATGGCAGCTCTCAGCATAGACCGCTGGATAGCCGTGGTTTTTCCTTTGACTTATCCCAGCAAAATGAGACTGAAGAATGCCGCGCTAATGGTCAGTTACGCCTGGCTTCACTCGCTCGCATTCTCtctcactgctctcctgctgtcCTGGGTCGATTACAATCCCGCGTACGCGTCTTGCACCGTGCACCTGAGAGATGATGCTGAGAGCCGCGGTCACTTCATGGTGTTCACCGCGGTCTTCCACGCATGTACATTCGCCTTCTCGCTTTTCATCCTATGCTTTGCCTACCTGAAAGTGCTACAAGTGGCGCGCTTTCATTGTAAGAGGATAGATGTCATAACAGTGCAGACACTTTTACTACTTGTCGACATTCATCCGAG TGTAAAACAACGGTGCTTACTGGAGCAGAAGAAAAGGAGACACAGGGCCGCTAAGAAAATCAGCATTTTCATCGGGTCGTTCGTCCTGTGCTTCACCCCCTATGTCATAACACG ACTGACTGAACTGGCTCCTTCAGTAAAAGTTGCCCGTTATTGGGGGATCATGAGCAAGTGCTTGGTGTACAGCAAAGCTGCTTCTGACCCATTCGTCTACTCCCTTTTGCGGCAACAATATAAGATGGCCCTTTTTGGAATTTGCAACAGGATTTTGGGACGGAACTTATACACACTTTCTGGTCACTGCAGTCCCACAGGAATGTAA